The DNA sequence CAAGAGTCCTACCAGCTCAACCCTGAGCAGTACGATGGGAGTGTGACCCCCGCTGTGGCAGGGAActgccagctgcagagctgtcccctggcagccccatcccactgcccccatCCCAGTGAGGTGAGGGAGCACCCACCCCTGGAGCCCACAGGGCAGGTCCCAAAATCTGAGGTCGATTTTACAGAGGTGAGAGAGAGCACAGAGGTCAGGAGAGCCTCAcccaggaggggcagcaggatCCCAGCCAGCAAGCTGACACCAAAGAGACACCGAGAGTCCCCCAAGAAACCAGCTGAGGATGGAGAGAGGGGTCCCACGGAGCCACCACTGCCCCAAGGCTCGCCCCAGCTGGGTCCTgtgcactggggcagccccagtCTCAATTCCCTGAGTGGCAACTCAGCACTGCAAAATGTGCCAACTCCCCCCAAGGGCTCTTACCAGTTTGACCCCAATAATTTTGACACTGTGGATCCATTCAAGCCCACCAAGAcgctccccagcactgctggtgacTCCTGCTCCACTGCAGATAACAACCTCAACGAAATCCTCGAATCTCAGACGCTGGAGGTGCAGGACGATTCCCTGGAAGGCAGAGACTCCCCCAAGAAGGCCAAGTCACGCCTGATAACGTGAGTGCtggtgtgcccagagctggggttgtggcaccctctgctccctcacgtgcaggcagagcctggtggtggtggtggtgatggtgatgatggtggtggtggtggtgatggtgcTTCTGCTGCAGTGCCTTCTGACCAAGCCCAAAATCCCACCGTGCACctccagttctgctgctgcccaggttTTCTCTGCCTCTTGTCCTGGCAGAGGGCAGATCCCCTCTCCCTGTTGGTACCCCTGATGTGAGGAGAGGGACAGGTGTCCTGGAGCAGTGCCAGTGTCCCAAGTCCCAGGCAGAGTGGGGAAGGCTGGATTGGGACCTGCTTGCAGGATCATCTCTTTGGAAACCCCTCGTGAGTCCAGCTGGTGAGTGCAGGTGTGGTGTCAGAGGAAAGCCATagcagagcctggagccagTGGGTTTGCTGAACTTACAGGAGTGTGCAGGAGCTGGTGGATGCAGGTGTGTGATTGGTCAGATGTTGCTGGAACACTGTGAGCTGCCACTGAATTTGTGTTTTATCTCAGGGGAAGAGAACAGCTTGGACAGGCAGACTGTTACACTGCTGTGAGATTCTCTGGTGGGAAAACTGGAGAGTGGATTTTTACAGTGAGAGAAAAAACCTTGAGGCAAAAATCAGGCTGTGTTGGATGGTTTCGTCCTGGAAATACTTTGCAGGGAGTGAATACAAATCTTTTAAGAGGTGGTGTTCCCATGTGTGGCtgtgggtgagcagagctgacaaggaagggaagcagcagggaattctctgccccctctccccccctttGGAGCAGTGCAGGTGGCTCTGGGTGCTCACTGCCCTGGCAGTGGTTTGTGTTTGAATCTCACCCCAGCAAATGCAGGATCAGAGCATcccgtgtgtgtgtgccttCCAAGGACTGAGCTGGCCAGCTCACTGTGCTTCTCCAGAGCAGAGTTAACATCCAGGTCTTTTCACATGCTCTTCTTCTCtccatctgtctgtctctctccctgTCCATGCTTTGGTGCTTCAGGACTACTGAGCAAGTgaaatttctctgttttctgttgtaAGTACTCTCTCCtgtattccttttcttctcctttgctgTCTGTCCTCTTTCTGGGTGTGTGCTGCCCCAAGTTGTCTCCGTGGCATGCCGGCTCCTTCTGCCCTTTGACTTGTGCTCTCTGCTGTCTGGTTTGTGTCCTGCACCCCCTGGCCGGTCCCCGGGGCGGCTTGGCCTGGCAAGTGCCTGGGAgcaagggaggagaggagagctgagctgagctgagctgcaccTGAGGCGTGTGCCTGTGCTTGCCCTCACAGCATGCCACCTCACAGCATCTTTTGGTGCTGGACAAGTGCTCAAAACCTTCAGCTGATGGAGGAGGAGCAGGTTTGTGTGCAATCCAGAGCTGTtggtgctggggaggggagcTCAAACCAGCTACCAGATGATGTGATGACTGCGGTGCAGGAGAGAGTGCAGGGCAGAGTGGGGTGAGGACATGGTGAGTTGGCTGCTTGTGGCAGGGCATGAGTGAGAAAACCAGTCCAGAGCAATTCTTTGGTGAGACCCAGGTGTGCACGGCAGTGTGCAAAGACACCTCTGTGTGCTGTGCCACGTCACTCATtgtgctctgctgtgggtgTGTGTGATGGGATGGGGAGGTTGGAGTGGGTGGGAGCAATGCCCTACACCTGAGAACAGCTCAACCCTCTGATCATGTCCCCACGATGGGCAACACCGTGTCGGGAGGAAGGGATCCCTTCCCAGGTCCCCAAAGTGGCTGTTCCAGCTCAGCAAGTATCTCCTGGGGGGTCAGACATGACCACGAGCCTGGGAGGTCGCTGAGTGTGGAGTGAGAAGGGTTGAGATGCAGAAGGAAAGCTCATGCTCTGCCACCCACATTCCCACTGGGACTGTCCCTCTGCTGCCCTGAGCTGGTTCCAGGTGCTGATGCCTGGAGTGTCGGGATGTGGCTGTGCCTGTACAGATGGCCTCCAGGTGGATGTCTTGAGGAATGTGGGATGAAATTCCAGGGACAACTTCCTCGCTGGAGGGCAAGGAGACCACCTGCAAGACACACCTGGGTTAAACTTCCTACTTGAAAGGGCCTTCTCCTTGGGACAGCATTTGCTTCAGATGGAGCGTTCATTCAAGGCACAGCGCACTGTCCTGGTGCTCTCCCATTCTCCGCCCTGGCTGCACGGGTCTGACTCATGTGGGAAATGTGGATGCTGTGGAGAAGTCTCAGACAAACCTTCAGCTGCAGGGGACAGGGCATGAGAAAGCCTGGAAATGGTTCTTCCTGCAGAAAACCAACACACACTGAGGCCTCAGGTGCTGTTGCACTGGATGCACAGGGCAAGGGTGCAGCAAAGGAAATCCTTTGCCAGCTCCGTGGCAATCACCTCTCTCGCCGTCAGCCCCTTGGGGTCCTTGCTCTGCTCCTTATCATCCTCAGGAATAAACACCTCACAGACAAACCCAACTGCTCTGTAGTTGTGTCTTTTGTTTGCCTGTTCCTTCTGTTCCTTCCAGAACTTGCTCTGGCTCGGTGTTGATGGGTGAGTGGGGTGCTGGCACGCGGCGGGTGCAACGCTGGCGCTGGGGCTGCCTCCCCCTGCTTGGGCTGTCTTGCTCAcgcccctgcctgccccacactgcccacccacccctccTAAGCAGCTGCTTCTCTCTCCCACAGGAGTGGCTGCAAGGTGAAGCAGTACGAGACAAAGCCCCTGGTCCTGGATGCCAGTGCTCAGGTGTGTGGGACCCCACCCCCGGAGCTgtgggctgggcacaggagTGGCAGTGGGGGGAGATGGGCTGGCTGGGCTCTGGGCTGACATCTTCCCTATGGGCAGTTCctggtgggaagggagggaggagggctgGTGAGGAGCATCTTGTTGGTGGATTTTAAGCCTTCCATGCTTTCCACAGAGTatccagcagcttccctggTGGCCTGATCCACATGTATTAGCCCAGTCCTGCTTAACTGCATACTTTGGTCCTGCAGGATGAAGAAGTGTTGATCTCAAAAATCCCAGATATTGCAAATCGGGATGGACATGCCACTGATGAGGAGAAGTTGGCCTCCACCACCTCCGTGCAGAAACTGGCTGGGCTGGACAAGAAGGCTGAGCCAGAAGATGACCTGGAGTATTTCGAGTGCTCAAacgtccctgtccctgcagtgaaGCACAGACCAGAGGCAGGTATGGAACacccctgctgcctctgactCTGGGAATGTGCTGTGCCTGCACCCAGGGAACTTGTCCTGTCTCCCAGCCTGCAGGATCCCTGCTCAGAGCCTGTGCCAGGAtcagagctgctgggactgagagtcccagcacaggggctgtggttGATGGAGATATCAGTGATGCTACACAGACCCCTGCTATTGCTCCTGGAGGAATTCCACTGTCAGTCTCTCATGTAATTAGCCCTCTGACCAAGCCattacaaaataattaaaagccAGGCAACATGTCATTTAATCAATAGCCAAGCCCTAGGTGCAAGCAGGAGAGATCACCGTGGCGGGGTTTGCAGCCTCCCCCTCTGCAGGAGCCAATTAATCATTTCTCAGATGACTGTGCTGGACTCCTGGCTCTGGGAGAGGAGAATGGTGCTTTGTTCCCAAGGGAGAAAATATGACAGTCAAGAGAGAGGCTGGGAGAGTTTATTTATTACTGCTGTTCTCAGGGGGCCAGGCAGGTGCATGGCTGGGTGTTGGCTGCAGGGACGAGGTGGGAGGTGAGGGTGCAGGGATAAATGGAGGGAAACTGGGAAATCTGCAGTTGTCAGCATTATGTTAcctgctgcttttctgagcTGGGCTCTCGAAATACATCGTTGCCTGCCCAATTAACAGCTGAATCATGTCTGCAGTTTTAAGTGAGATACTCCCCAAGCTATGTGAGGCAGCACCATGTCTGCAGGGCAGGGTGTCCCATAAGGCAGAGTGTCCCACAGAACAAGGTGTCCCATGCATTGCAAACAGGAGGAAATGTTTTTTATCTCCTCTCTGGTGTTAAGAACAGCAGGGGCCACGTGGCTGCTCCTTTGGAGGGTGTTGGGACCAGCTAGCCTGGGCTGAGGCTCGTGCTGTTTGGAGTGGTCTGAGCAGCTGGTTCATCCCAGGGATGCATCTTCCCCCTTCTCAGCTGCCGTGGTCTCAGGGAAGGACTGGCATGGATGGCAGCCATGGGGACATGGgcatgggctgagctgccaccAGAGGGGAGTGTTGGTTTCCACTCCAGGGAGTGCAGAAAGGCTGGCAGGGTgcaggatgtggcacttggggacagggtTTAATGGTGACCTTGACTGTGCTGAGGGAATAGTTGGACTCAGTGGTTgtagagggcttttccaaccagAACAATACCATGCAAAGGCAGGAGTGGGTGGCAAAGAAGCCTTTGGAAAGGGAAGCTCAGGGGATGGAGGAGCTCAGGGGAGACTTTCTATCCCCCAGAAAATCTGCCTGTGCCCCAAGGTCCTTCTTCCAAGTCAATAAAAGGTTGTGTTTCCTTGTCTTTAGGCTTTGAAAAGGAGATCTGCAAGCAAATGGAAAAGGACGGACCTGGCATCTTCCCTGTGAGTGCCTCTTGCTTCCTCCTCTCTGAAATGTCTTTCTTTGGGAGGTAAAATTCTTGACAAGCCCACGCAGGGACTTGATAAAAATAGAGGAGATTTCCTGGCAGGCCTGGAGGAGCCTGGCAGAGGCTGGTCCCTCCTGGGTGGGCGCTGTGGTGTGGGAGGGAGTGATGCTGGGGATGGAGTAAGGCTGGGctgaaggacagggagagggcagaggagaCCACGGGGAGGGAGCAAGCTGCTGGACAAGGGCTGTGTCTCATGtggagtgtccaaggctggCTCTGATAACTGGTCAGTGCTGGTGCCTTCTATGTGGGATTCTCAGCCACTGCTCTCAGGAAGGCAGCTGGCAGCAGAGACAGGGGATTAATAAAAGAACCTTGGCTTTGCAGCTACCCTGAGCCTGGCACCCCCACAGTGGCATCTCTGTGCAGAGGCACCCCTGATGTGCCCCAAGGAGCCCCAAGACTCCTCCACTGCAGGGGGACCCCATGCCAGAATAGCTGTCCCTGGCCAAAGCTGGTCAAGGTGACAAGCAGATGACAGTGAGATTAGCAACATCAGCAGAACCAGCTTCTCTGAGACAGATTTaactgtgctgagccccacaaaGACATCAGGCAAAGTGAACCTTTTGTTCTGTGCCCAGGAGAGCGTGGTCAGGCCTCAGTCCCACAGACAAGCTGGTACCCAAAGGTACCTACAGGTGCTCAGGTGTGCACCTGCTTTTGGGAGATGCTGTGGGTGGCTGCTACCAAACCACACCAGACAGAACCTCCTTAGTGTTGGGGTGCTtggacccaaaactgcccccagAGGTGGCTGTGGGGGACTCCCACCACTGGCCATGGCTGCAGCATGACAGGCTCAGTGTGCTTGAACTGAGCAGCAGCCAAagccctggggaggagggaaggggagaagtgCTCTAGTGCTCTCGTTTCCAAAACACGAGGAGCAGGCTGCCTCCTTCCTCTGAGCACTTCTCTATTTATGGCCTGGCAGCCCGTTCCCAAGGAGATGAGTGCGCCACTGCCACTCGCTGGGTGATGAAAGAAGGAACAGGCAGTGGTGTCAGCCTGGCTTGGAGGAATGTTTCTGGAGGCCTGTCAGGCTGCAGGACCCCCtggggggaagggatggggctGGAATCCAGGCAGGAATCAGCCCCTGGACCTCAGGGCTGAGCCTTCACCCCCCCCAGTTTGGTCTCTCCTctctgggaggggaaagcagTGAATGATGTGGGTACAGCCACCCTAATCCCTGTAGGGACACCCATAATGGCAACAGGAGGGTTCCAGAAGCCCTGTGTGAACATTCCTGTTTTGGAGCACCATGGGATGAGAGGGTCTGTCCCTCAAGTCCTTGCTCTGCAGAAGGCAGAAGTCTGttcccccccagctcccttggGTGTTCCAGTGATCAGTAATGGCCAGCAAAtgtccctgcagctgccagcagtaATTCAGGTACATGAACCGCAGCAacatccccaccatccccaccaCACCCCCTGCCTGTGGCTCACAGTCAGCAGAGACCCTCCAGGCTGGggatatttttaaatcagcCACAGGAAAAGTGAGGGGATATCAGATGTGACCACACCTCTGCTCAGAGTTGGATCTCCTCTTTCCAAAATGAGCCATTACTGGGTCTCCCCTTTGGGATTTTgcttccccagggcagctcaggggtgTCCTATGGCATGATCCTGGCCCCTGGCAAGGGAATGCAGTAAAGCCTCAcatgggctgtgccaggtgtcTGATACAGGCTCTGGGCTGTCCATGTGTGCAGGAAAGGAAGTTCAGTACCTGAGCAGAGGCTGATAAAATAGGGGAGAACACTCCAAAGAGGGGAGGTGGGGTGAAAAGAAACCTGCTGCAGTATCCAAGCTGGGTAATTCTCCTAGGACAATCCCGGGCTGTGCCCCATGGACAAGTGCCCCAGCATGAGCAGGAGTGAGAGTCCTCTGGACAGCATCTGCCTCAGTGAGTCTGAGAAGACGGCCGTGCTCACGCTCATCAGAGAGGAGGTATCAGCCAGggtccctggggctgcccctcacCAGATCCCaacctggcactgccatggggagagcaggggcagcaTCCCTCTGCCTTGGGGGGGTTCTGGTCCCCTGCATGGGGCAGTGAGGGGAAACCCCCCAGAGCACATCCCAAGGGTCCTGTGTCTGCTGCAACCCAGATAATCACCAAGGAGATCGAGGCCAATGAGTGGAAGAAGAAATATGAGGAGAGCCGGCAGGAAGTGTTGGAGATGAGGTATGAGCTGTCCCCTGGCACGTTCACTCTGCCTCTGGCTCCTGAGCTGCATTcccagcaggaggaggctgagcGGGGTGTAATGGGATGACACAGATCAGGGTGGGATGTCTTGGGAGAGATGTTCTCtttgtgctggtgctgtgtcAAGCCTGCTTGTTCTTTTGTTGCAGGAATAAAAGCCCATtagctgtgccagccccagcagcagcagcagaggggggTCTTGGCCTGAAGCAGCAGTGATGGGCATTACAGCCCCAACATCTGGGCTCTgtggccctgctgctgcaggggtgTGATGGTGGTGGGGCAGCAGGACCCCCATAGGGCAGGTTGaggccagcagagctggaagtgTGTGTCCACAAAAAACTGCAGCCTCTCAcctgctcttttcctttcttccttctagGAAAATCGTGGCTGAGTATGAGAAGACCATTGCCCAGATGATAGGTAAGGTGCTGCCACCTGGCCaggtgtgtggggcagggagcTGGCTGCCGCAGCTGTCCCTGCTTGGTCACTGTGTCCTTGTTGTTTGTTCTCCACCACAGAGGATGAGCAGAGGACAAACATGACATCTCAGAAGAATCTGCAGCAGCTCACGATGGAAAAGGACCAGGCTCTGGCAGACCTGAACTCAGTGGAGAGGTCCCTGTCAGATCTGTTCAGGAGATATGAAAACCTGAAAGGCGTTCTGGAAGGCTTTAAGAAGGTCCTTACCTTGGGCTACCCTTTCTTCCTGCAGCCCTGGACCCTGGACAGGGTTTCCATAAAGCCATACTCCTTTTTTCCATGCTGCTGAGTTGGATAAAGGGCTCCAGCATAAGACAGAAGCTGGTTCTATTTAAAGTCTGTATTTTTCCACTCAGAACAGGATCCATCATCCCATCAGAGCAATGTCTCCCTGCCCAGACCCAATGCAGATGGATGtactttcttttccagaatGAAGAAGCGCTGAAGAAATGTGCTCAAGATTATCTAACCCGGGTCAAACAGGAAGAGCAGCGGTATCAGGCCCTGAAAGTCCACGCAGAGGAAAAGCTGGACAAGTAAGATCATGCATGAGATTGCTGGGTGCTTCAAGACTTCTAGGGCAGAGGCTTCAgaggctggaaggcaggagctgaATAATgtgaaaagctgcattttacAACCTCAGGCTCAAGCGACTCTTAAGTAAGGCAGTGCAAATCCCTGAATGCATTCTCTCATCtctgcttatttattttttaatggagaaTCTCAGGCTCGTGGTCTATTTACGGTCACTTACCAAGTTCCCATGTTTCAGAGGGCTCTTGTTGGTGGTGTGCAATGGGGGCCACGCAGCCCCAGGGCTCCACTAATGAGCAGGAGCTCACCAGCTCAGGTAGCCCTGAGCGAAGTGGGTGAGGACCTGCTTTAGCTTCAGTCTAAGAGAGCAGAGTTTCATACAGGGGCTTGGATGAGCTGGGGGGAAAACCACCTCTGGTGCATTCAGGCAAGCAGGATCCGGGCTCTGCTGATGCTGTGGGGTCTCGTggtgctcctgcctgtgcccagaCCTGACccctctctccatccccctGCAGAGCCAACGAGGAGATTGCCCAGGTGCGCACGAAGGCCAAGGCGGAGAGCGCGGCGCTGCACGCGGGGCTGCGCAAGGAGCAGATGAAGGTGGAGTCCCTGGAGAGAGCCCTCCAGCAGAAGGTAACACACCTGGCCTGCAcctctctgccagccctgccagcagtttcctttgctgttctgAGCATCCTGTTGATGTTGGAGATGTCCTCCAGATTTTTGGCACAGAAAGTGTTTCGTGGTTTTAattttgggggtattttttgtttacttggGGTTCTTTGTGGAACTGGTTTAGGTTTTTTGGGCACCCCCATCTGTGCCACCACAGGGGTGCCCAAGGTCTGCTTTTCTTCCAGAACCAGGAGATTGAGGAGCTGACCAAGATCTGTGACGAGCTGATAGCGAAGCTGGGGAAGTCAGACTGAGCCTCACGCCCTCGCCCAGCACTCTGCACTTGGCTGCTTTTCTCGTGACGTCAAGCACCTTGCCTTACCCCCAGGACCCCCTGCAGCAAAGCACACGTGTCCAGCTGCCCTGCTTGGCTCCTGGACTCGTGGCTCccaagcagagctgctccccttgctgtccctgtgtgcttcccacagctccaggactGGGATCCCTGCAGTCAGGCTGGGAATCCTGTGGTCAGCAGGGCCTGTGTGTCCCTCCCAGGGTCCTCTGTGCTGTCTCTCTGCACCAATGCCACCTCTCAGCTGGGAGGTGACATCTTGGGCTCTGTCCCTCTTGGCTGGGCTGGGTCTCATTGAGTCCCCACCACACTGTCACTTACTGCCCTCACGTGCTCAGCTGCACAGGTTTGGCCATGTGGTAGGTCCTGCCCTGGGACATGGGTGATGCCAGGGCTGGACGTGTTGGTTCTTGCACTGGGAGAGGGGACCTGACACCTGCTTGACCTGTCCCTGGTTTGTGGGTGAAGAACAGCACAGCCTGCCCCGACTCAGAGTGGGGGAACTGACATCTCTGCATTCATGCACTTTATGAGCATTTATGGGCTTAGGCTTTCTGCTCACTCCAGTCAGGCACAGTCCTAGTGCATGACTTGGTCCCCCCACAGTACCAAAACAGCCACATAACCAGTAGTAACTTCAGTCCTCTCAGTGGCAAGGCAGGAGGCTGCTGCACCAAGAGGTGTTTGAGAAACAGGAGAAATGTGGGttctgggggagctggggctgcctgtcCTCCCCATGGCCACCCTGCCAGCTGCCCTGGCCCCTCTGTAGCTCAGTGACCTGGGATTGAACATGCACAAAGCCAAGGATGCTGCTGTTggctccctgtgccatggcaaggTCAGGGCGCTGCGTCGGAGGCTGTAGGAGGAAGGAAGCAAACCCTGAGCTGCCCCACCGCTCTGCTGACAGAGCTTTTCCCAGAAGGGCAGAAGTTGCtcagtgctgccctggctctCACACTGCTGTCAAAACTGCCCTTGCAGCAGTGAATATTAAGAGAACACAACAAAACCCAGTTTTTATTGGCACATGCAGATCCAGACAGTAAAATACTCTGCCTGGATGCAGCccaaaatctgattttctgtGCAGGCAAGATGTCTTCTGTGTTCCAGAAGTATTTGCTCCTCTGGACACACCAGGTTCCAGCAGAGTCACTGAGGTTGCCTTTGCACTGTGCTGGGAACTGGAGGGCTCTGAGGTGACACAACAGGTTAAAATCCTTTTGTAGATCCCATGTGTGTCCACGTGGCTGCAGTTGTGGATTCTCTGCCTGGAACGGGTAGTCCTAAAGTGTGAAATAAGAGAAATATTTGCAGTTTGGACTGTTTCCTGCCCAGTCTGTTGAACACTTTCACAAACCTTTTTGCTGCTACCTTTTTGTAACAGAATTGAtctcttttccttctattttctaATTCCCTGTGTTGAGCATGCAGAGCAAACACCTGTTTAAGCCAGATTATACACTTGATTATATTTTATGAGTTATATAATATATAGAGAGAGTTTATTATACATTTAGCAAAGATGCCACAGCCAGCTCCAGCACGCAGCCTCCCAGCTTGTTCTCCACACTCCCAGTTATCCCAGTGATGCTGTGGTCACTGTGTGATGGGCAGCCAAAGGCTAACACCCTGGGAGATGTGCACCTGTGGCTTGTGCTGGATATTCACCCTTTGCACAGTTCACAGGAagaacctttttttcctcctttcacaTGCCCTTTGACCTCCCCACACATCCCTCTCCCAGACTGGTGGAAAAGTCTCAGTCACAAGATCAACAAAGGCTGTTTCTGTCCCTCTTTGGGGATCTGTGCAGATAAACACCTGAGACCCAGGGATTTCTTGTGCAGTTGGGTTTTTGTCTTTGCAGCTCTTGAGGAACCAGAGAGCAGTGTTGCACAACTCTCAGAGCTGGTGAAAGGCTGGGTCTGGTTTCTGGTGTGCCATACCAGCTCACTGTGCTGCCAAGGTGCTGGTGTGAGGCTGGTGGAGACCAGGTGCAGGAGGCAGGTCCCAGGCAGGGACTGCAGCAGCCctcagcctcctgctctgctcagggccATGATGCTGGTGTGCTGGCTTGGTCAGTCTCTCCTTGGGGCATTGCTCTGGCCCTCAGAGCTGGTGAATAATTGCAAAAGTTTGGGTTTCACCACTCAGCACTTCCTCAGAGCCCCAACCTGCACACGGTGTGGTCAGTGCTGCAACCTTCCCCTCTGGGctgtctgcagggcagggctccaCCGTGATAACCCGCAGGGCAGagtcctccatccctcctgtccctgctccctggtGTCACCTGGTCCCgctgtgctgcctccctccctcccccagtgCTGTCTGTTCCTGGCCTGCCCGCATGCACCCCAGTCTGGGCAAAGAAGATTCCTAAGGAATGATTTATTAACTATAATATGGTTATAgttacaaatatataaatacatatataatgGGAATAGTTATATAAAATAGAAAGTGTGTGTTTGCAAACGGGCAGGACTGTTGTATCTCTTGTGCCAAGACCACGGCGTCCCCGTGACCAGCGCGGTCCCCGTGCTTGGGGTCACAGCCTGGGTGTGTTTGTCGTGTATTCCTTGCAGTAGAGTTTAACTGCCCCTTTCTGGCAGTGACAGGTCCTGCCTGTGTTGCTGTTTGCAGTGTGCATttgccagcagagctgtctgtAATGAAGTGCCAACCAGTAACCCCCTACCACCGATggcttcccccacccctccagTGATCCCCCACGCAGGAACTTCCTCTGCACTGACTCCTACCCCGCCACTTCATGCCATGTGTGAACTGCCATTGCCATCAGTTTTATATGTATGATAATTTCCCTTTTATATGTCAGGTAAATATTTGTAAGAGTTATACTCACACAAATGAGATTATTATAATGATtactaatatattttttccatgtttcattGCCTGAGTAAAAATTGTGTTTATCACTCTTGAAAGCTTTCTTGGTGTTTGTGAGGTTGGTGAAGGGTTTTTGGAGGAGTTGGCTTTACCTTCCAGGATGGGCCATGTTCTGCCTCAGGTTTATTAATGTGGTTTACATTGCAGTTGGTTTCAAGTAAGTGCAGTTATCATCTCTTCCTGAAATCTGTAGTCCTGAGCTCTGAGGTTCAGAGCTGGATTGACTTTGCTGCCCTTGTCACTCCCACCATGCTGTGATGACGCTGAACCGCCGTGGTGAGCTTGGATGGAAGGAagagctgaggcagcagcaggatgtCAGGCAGGAGAATCCTTGGCTTAATCCCCACAATGACCCTGACAGCCTTCCATGGCCTTGGGTAAATCCCTGTGGAAGGATGGGGGGCTGGGGagtgcagggatggcactgctgGACTCCCAGCCCCAGAGGGGGTTTCAGTTTGCTCTCACAGTTCTCTTTTGGTGGATTGGAAACTCTGGGGGAATTTCCCCCAACTTGGCTGCTGCACATGTCAAGAAAGGGGTTGTTCTCTGGATGGAGCAGGTGGGCTTGCTCTTTGAAG is a window from the Pithys albifrons albifrons isolate INPA30051 chromosome 29, PitAlb_v1, whole genome shotgun sequence genome containing:
- the TACC1 gene encoding transforming acidic coiled-coil-containing protein 1 isoform X1, encoding MAFSAWQILSPVQWARWTWSAVRGGGNPEEGDSGAGAAEEEEEEDQDPPERGSALGFSSDSTDNFETPEAETPTCSPLKEFCEPPGAAEPEVGTQEPGDHGELLVGEACPDSSAGKHCHDEAQPEVGAPKASSDVKGETDPASSSLTQSLAGLGCRADSGHAAVPSAEPALVPHAGTATHVRVMSEGHVADAGTGLVELRADALNQDQLRERKTPSLGKKTDEATEETTVPQESYQLNPEQYDGSVTPAVAGNCQLQSCPLAAPSHCPHPSEVREHPPLEPTGQVPKSEVDFTEVRESTEVRRASPRRGSRIPASKLTPKRHRESPKKPAEDGERGPTEPPLPQGSPQLGPVHWGSPSLNSLSGNSALQNVPTPPKGSYQFDPNNFDTVDPFKPTKTLPSTAGDSCSTADNNLNEILESQTLEVQDDSLEGRDSPKKAKSRLITSGCKVKQYETKPLVLDASAQDEEVLISKIPDIANRDGHATDEEKLASTTSVQKLAGLDKKAEPEDDLEYFECSNVPVPAVKHRPEAGFEKEICKQMEKDGPGIFPDNPGLCPMDKCPSMSRSESPLDSICLSESEKTAVLTLIREEIITKEIEANEWKKKYEESRQEVLEMRKIVAEYEKTIAQMIEDEQRTNMTSQKNLQQLTMEKDQALADLNSVERSLSDLFRRYENLKGVLEGFKKNEEALKKCAQDYLTRVKQEEQRYQALKVHAEEKLDKANEEIAQVRTKAKAESAALHAGLRKEQMKVESLERALQQKNQEIEELTKICDELIAKLGKSD
- the TACC1 gene encoding transforming acidic coiled-coil-containing protein 1 isoform X2, coding for MGAAQSREPRDPREQRDPQNPREPRDPQAPPRRSDSTDNFETPEAETPTCSPLKEFCEPPGAAEPEVGTQEPGDHGELLVGEACPDSSAGKHCHDEAQPEVGAPKASSDVKGETDPASSSLTQSLAGLGCRADSGHAAVPSAEPALVPHAGTATHVRVMSEGHVADAGTGLVELRADALNQDQLRERKTPSLGKKTDEATEETTVPQESYQLNPEQYDGSVTPAVAGNCQLQSCPLAAPSHCPHPSEVREHPPLEPTGQVPKSEVDFTEVRESTEVRRASPRRGSRIPASKLTPKRHRESPKKPAEDGERGPTEPPLPQGSPQLGPVHWGSPSLNSLSGNSALQNVPTPPKGSYQFDPNNFDTVDPFKPTKTLPSTAGDSCSTADNNLNEILESQTLEVQDDSLEGRDSPKKAKSRLITSGCKVKQYETKPLVLDASAQDEEVLISKIPDIANRDGHATDEEKLASTTSVQKLAGLDKKAEPEDDLEYFECSNVPVPAVKHRPEAGFEKEICKQMEKDGPGIFPDNPGLCPMDKCPSMSRSESPLDSICLSESEKTAVLTLIREEIITKEIEANEWKKKYEESRQEVLEMRKIVAEYEKTIAQMIEDEQRTNMTSQKNLQQLTMEKDQALADLNSVERSLSDLFRRYENLKGVLEGFKKNEEALKKCAQDYLTRVKQEEQRYQALKVHAEEKLDKANEEIAQVRTKAKAESAALHAGLRKEQMKVESLERALQQKNQEIEELTKICDELIAKLGKSD
- the TACC1 gene encoding transforming acidic coiled-coil-containing protein 1 isoform X3 codes for the protein MAFSAWQILSPVQWARWTWSAVRGGGNPEEGDSGAGAAEEEEEEDQDPPERGSALGFRSGCKVKQYETKPLVLDASAQDEEVLISKIPDIANRDGHATDEEKLASTTSVQKLAGLDKKAEPEDDLEYFECSNVPVPAVKHRPEAGFEKEICKQMEKDGPGIFPDNPGLCPMDKCPSMSRSESPLDSICLSESEKTAVLTLIREEIITKEIEANEWKKKYEESRQEVLEMRKIVAEYEKTIAQMIEDEQRTNMTSQKNLQQLTMEKDQALADLNSVERSLSDLFRRYENLKGVLEGFKKNEEALKKCAQDYLTRVKQEEQRYQALKVHAEEKLDKANEEIAQVRTKAKAESAALHAGLRKEQMKVESLERALQQKNQEIEELTKICDELIAKLGKSD